The Saccharolobus shibatae B12 genomic interval GGAATAAGAGCCGAGGACGACCTAACTCATAAGCTAGTCGATATAGTTAGGATTAATGAACGATTGAAAGAGAGCATAGATGCCGGAGCTCCACAGCTAATAATAGAAGATCTGTGGGATCTTTTACAGTATCATGTTGCAACTTACTTTGATAATGAGATCCCGGGATTACCTCCTTCTAAACATAGATCAGGAAGGCCATTAAGAACACTTGCACAGAGATTAAAGGGGAAAGAAGGTAGATTTAGAGGTAATTTATCTGGTAAAAGAGTTGATTTCTCATCCAGAACGGTCATATCTCCAGATCCTAATATTAGTATCGATGAAGTAGGAGTCCCAGAGATTATAGCTAGAACGCTTACAGTTCCGGAAAGAATAACCCCATGGAATATAGAAAAGCTAAGACAATTTGTTATTAATGGCCCCGATAAATGGCCTGGTGCTAATTACGTGATTAGACCAGATGGTAGAAGAATCGATTTAAGATATGTTAAAGATAGAAAGGAACTTGCATCAACTTTAGCTCCCGGCTATGTAGTAGAGCGTCATTTAACTGATGGAGATGTGGTTTTGTTCAATAGGCAACCTTCTCTTCATAGAATTTCAATGATGGCTCATAGAGTTAGAGTACTAAAAGGGTTAACATTTAGGTTAAACTTGCTTGTATGTCCTCCATATAATGCCGATTTTGATGGAGACGAAATGAACTTACACGTTCCACAGTCAGAAGAGGCAATAGCGGAAGCCAAGGAAATAATGCTTGTACATAAAAACATAATAACCCCAAGATATGGCGGTCCAATTATAGGAGCTGCTCAAGATTATATAAGTGGTGCATATCTACTAACAGTAAAAACTACATTACTAACTAAAGAAGAAGCCCAGCAAATATTAGGTGTAGCAGATGTTAAAATTGATCTTGGAGAACCCGCAATTTTAGCACCTAGAGAGTATTATACTGGGAAACAAGTAGTAAGTGCTTTCCTACCTAAAGATTTTAATTTCCACGGCCAAGCTAACGTTAGTAGTGGCCCTAGATTATGTAAGAATGAGGATTGTCCACACGATTCGTATGTAGTAATTAAGAACGGAATATTATTAGAAGGCGTGTTTGATAAAAAGGCTATAGGCAACCAGCAACCAGAAAGTATTCTCCATTGGTTAATTAAGGAATATTCAGATGAATATGGAAAGTGGTTGATGGATAATCTATTTAGAGTATTTATTAGATTTGTTGAATTACAAGGGTTTACAATGAGACTTGAAGATGTATCTCTAGGGGACGATGTAAAGAAAGAAATTTACAATGAAATAGATAGGGCTAAGGTGGAAGTTGATAATCTAATACAAAAGTATAAAAATGGAGAGTTAGAACCAATACCCGGGAGAACTTTAGAGGAAAGTTTAGAGAACTATATTCTTGATACATTAGATAAATTAAGAAGCACTGCTGGTGATATAGCAAGTAAATATCTAGATCCATTTAATTTCGCTTACGTAATGGCAAGGACTGGAGCCAGAGGTAGTGTATTAAATATAACACAGATGGCTGCTATGTTAGGTCAGCAATCAGTTAGAGGTGAAAGGATAAAAAGAGGGTATATGACAAGGACTTTGCCTCACTTTAAACCTTATGACATCTCACCAGAAGCTAGAGGTTTCATATATTCCTCATTTAGAACAGGTCTTAAGCCAACTGAATTATTCTTCCATGCTGCTGGAGGCAGGGAAGGTCTAGTGGATACTGCAGTGCGAACTTCACAGAGCGGTTATATGCAAAGAAGATTAATAAATGCCTTATCGGACTTAAGGGCTGAATATGATGGGACTGTAAGAAGTTTATATGGCGAAGTTATTCAAGTAGCGTACGGCGATGATGGTGTATTTCCCATGTATTCAGCTCATGGTAAAACGGTAGATGTAAACAGGATATTTGAAAGAGTCGTGGGGTGGAAAACGTGATCGATGAAAAGGATAAATCTTATTTAGAAGAGAAAGTGAAACAGGCTTCCAACATCCTTCCTCAAAAAATTGTGGAAGATTTGAAAAATTTGATATCTAACAAGGAAGTACTGGTTACTAGAGACGAGATCGACAAAATCTTCGATTTGGCTATTAAAGAGTATAGTGAAGGACTAATAGCTCCAGGAGAGGCTATTGGAATTGTCGCCGCACAATCAGTAGGAGAGCCAGGTACGCAAATGACATTAAGGACTTTCCATTTTGCGGGTATAAGAGAGTTGAACGTAACGTTAGGCCTTCCAAGACTAATAGAAATTGTAGACGCAAAAAAAGTTCCATCAACTCCAATGATGACCATTTATTTGACTGATGAATACAAACATGATAAGGAAAAAGCGTTAGAAGTTGCTAGAAAATTAGAGTATACAAAAATAGAGAATGTAGTTAGTTCAACAAGTATTGATATAGCTTCAATGTCGATTATTCTCCAACTTGATAATGAAATGCTTAAAGACAAAGGCGTTACTGTAGACGACGTTAAAAAAGCTATAAATAGATTGAAATTAGGAGAATTTGTAATAGATGAATCTGAGGGTAATACATTAAATATAAGTTTCGCTAATATAGATAGTATAGCTGCATTGTTTAAATTAAGGGATAAGATACTTAATACTAAAATAAAGGGAATAAAGGGAATAAAACGTGCAATAGTTCAGAAAAAAGGCGATGAATATATTATTCTAACAGATGGTTCAAATCTATCTGGTGTTCTAAGTGTCAAAGGAGTTGATATTGCCAAAGTGGAAACTAATAATATTCGTGAGATCGAGGAGGTATTTGGAATAGAGGCTGCAAGGGAAATTATAATTAGAGAAATTAGTAAAGTATTAGCAGAGCAAGGTTTGGATGTTGATATGAGACACATATTGCTGGTTGCGGATGTGATGACTAGAACAGGTGTCGTAAGACAGATAGGTAGGCATGGTGTAACTGGGGAGAAGAATAGTGTATTGGCAAGAGCTGCATTTGAGGTTACTGTAAAACACCTTTTGGATGCTGCGGCTAGAGGAGATGTAGAAGAATTTAAAGGTGTAGTAGAAAACATTATAATTGGCCATCCGATTAAACTAGGTACCGGAATGGTTGAATTAACAATGAGGCCGATATTAAGGTGATAAAAAGTGTCAGAACAACAAGTTTCATTTGAAGGAGAGTTGAAATCTCTTTTAAAGACGGGTAAAGTTATTTTTGGTGCCAAGAGAGCTATAAAATACATAAAATTAAATAAAGTGAAGATGGTAATTGTCGCATCAACACTAAGAGGAGATCTTAAGCAAGATATATTGCATTATGCAAAACTATCTAACGTACCCGTATATGAGTATAAAGGTAGTGGTTGGGATCTTGGAACACTATGTGGTAAACCATTTATGATTTCTACAATAAGCATTATTGATGAGGGAGATTCCAAAATTTTGGATATTATAAAGGAGAGGTGATTTTTTCTGCCAGAAATTAAATTAACTCCAGAGGAAATACGTTATATTTCTCTATTTCAAGAAGTAACGAGAGCCAACGTAAGGGATTGTATAATCGATAATGAAAATAATAGGATAATATTTCTAGTCGATTCAAAAGATATGGGAGTTGCAATAGGTAAAAGTGGTATTAATGTTAAGAAGTTAAGGAAAATCATAGGTAAAGATATAGAATTAGTGGCCTATAGTGATAATTTAGAAGAACTAGTAAAAAATCTGATGAGTCCAGCTAGAGTTAGAAGCGTGAAAGTAGTAAATACTAGTTCTAAAAAGTCAGTATATATTACTATAGATCCTCAAGATAAAGGATTGGCAATAGGTAAGAATGGAAGGAATGTCGCAAGAGCAAAGCTAATTTTAAAGAGGTATATGGATATTGATAATGTAGTAATAGTTTAAGGGGTTGGAGAAAGTGAGTAAGAGTAAATCACCTAAGGGAATATACGCGGCTAGGAAATTAAGGCTAAAAAGGTTAAAATTCAGAAGGAGCCAAAGAAAGTATAAGACCAAGATACTAAAGTTAAAGGAAAAATACGATCCTTTAGGAGGAGCGCCAATGGCGAGAGGGATAGTTTTAGAAAAAGTAGGAATAGAATCAAGGCAACCAAATTCAGCGGTTAGAAAGTGTGTAAGAGTTCAGTTAGTGAGAAATGGTAGAGTTGTTACTGCATTCGTACCCGGGGACGGTGGTGTTAATTTCATTGACGAACACGATGAAGTTATAATTACCGGAATTGGAGGTACGTTAGGTAGATCGATGGGTGACTTGCCTGGAGTGAGATACAAAGTTATAATGGTAAATGGTGTATCCTTAGACGCGTTATATAAAGGCAAGAAGCAAAAGCCAGTTAGATAAATATTTATAAATGTATTTTATAGATAATAGGCTACTATCTATTTATAAATATAAAAGTAAGATGGGTAATTTTAAAATTTTTGTTGACCTTCTCTACTTTCTTTTTCTTGTTCATCAACTAATCCTTTCTTGACAAAAATTGGTTTATTCGAAATTATAGCAAGAAATATTGCATGACTTGGTATCATCCTTTTCTGAATTATCACACCATCAAATTTAAACTCAACTGTAGCAACATAAACTCCCGTATCTCTTATCATATCATCTATTACAACTTTTTCTATATGCTTAGAAAACTCTTCCATAATTTCAGGGATAAATGAGATAATATCATATATATTTTCTCTTTTATCGCCAAACTCCTCCTCTTTATTTCCTTTTGTTTTATTTATTGCTATAACGATTTCTGCGGGTACACTAAATAGATAAAATTGCCTTCCATCTTCTAAGTAGCATACTATAGTTGGTATACCATGAAGAGGCATAAAGAACGCATCAACGGAATTAACTTTTATATAATCCTCGTCCTTAATTGGCTGAAGACTCATCACGTATACACTACATATACTTATGTATCATAAATTTAAATATCCAAATCATAGATACCATTAAGAGGTAACAAATAGATGTCCTTAGAGAACTTGCAATTAGACATCAAAGTATTTGGTAAGTGGGATACTAAAGTCGAAATCAGAGATCCTAGCCTAAAGAAGTACATTTCTCTAATGCCAGTTTATTTACCACATACCGGAGGTAGGCACGAACACAGGAGATTTGGTAAGGCCAAGGTTCCAATAGTTGAGAGGTTAATAAATCAAATAATGAGACCCGGTAGAAATAAAGGAAAGAAACATTTGGCGTATAATATCGTAAAATTAGCATTTGATATAATTTATTTAAAAACTGGTCAAAATCCAATACAAGTATTAGTTAGAGCTATAGAAAATAGTGCACCTAGAGAAGAAGTTACGAGAATAATGTACGGTGGTATAGTGTATTACGTTGCAGTAGACGTAGCTCCACAAAGAAGAATAGACTTAGCCTTAAGGCATATAGCTACTGGTGCCAAAGATGCCTCATTCAATAATCCAAAACCTATTGAAGAAGTATTAGCGGAAGAAATAATTGCTGCAGCAAATAACGACCCCAAGAGTTTTGCAATTAAAAGGAAAGAAGAGATAGAAAGAATAGCCTTAAGCTCAAGGTAAACTTTTATTAACTCTATCACTATATCGGTTAAGAGAGTGTTATAAATGTCTCAAAAGCCTCACCTTAATTTAATAGTAATAGGTCACATCGATCACGGTAAAAGCACATTAGTGGGAAGGCTATTAATGGATAGAGGTTTCATAGACGAAAAAACAGTAAAGGAAGCAGAAGAAGCTGCCAAAAAACTAGGTAAAGAAACTGAAAAGTTTGCATTTCTATTAGATAGATTAAAAGAGGAAAGAGAAAGAGGTGTAACAATAAATCTAACGTTCATGAGATTTGAGACGAAGAAATACTTCTTTACAATAATTGATGCCCCCGGTCATAGAGACTTCGTAAAGAACATGATAACTGGTGCAAGCCAAGCTGATGCTGCAATTCTAGTAGTTTCAGCTAAAAAGGGTGAATATGAAGCTGGAATGAGCGTAGAAGGGCAAACAAGAGAGCATATAATTCTAGCCAAGACCATGGGTCTAGATCAATTAATTGTAGCAGTAAACAAAATGGACTTAACAGAACCACCGTATGATGAAAAACGCTATAAGGAGATTGTTGACCAAGTCAGTAAATTTATGAGAAGTTATGGTTTTAATACAAATAAGGTTAGATTTGTACCAGTAGTTGCACCCACTGGTGATAATATAACTCATAGATCAGAAAATATGAAGTGGTATAATGGTCCTACCTTAGAAGAATATCTAGATCAGCTAGAATTACCACCAAAGCCAGTAGACAAGCCATTAAGAATTCCAATTCAGGATGTCTACTCAATCTCTGGAGTAGGTACTGTACCAGTAGGTAGAGTAGAGAGTGGAGTATTAAAGGTCGGTGATAAGATAGTATTCATGCCAGCTGGCAAAGTAGGTGAAGTCAGATCCATAGAGACTCATCATACTAAGATGGACAAAGCGGAACCTGGTGACAACATTGGATTTAACGTCAGAGGTGTTGAAAAGAAAGATATAAAGAGAGGAGATGTTGTAGGTCATCCAAATAATCCACCAACTGTTGCTGACGAATTCACTGCTAGAATAATAGTAGTATGGCATCCAACGGCATTGGCGAATGGCTATACACCAGTGGTTCACGTTCATACTGCAAGCGTGGCATGCAGGGTTTCAGAACTAGTGTCTAAATTAGATCCGAGAACTGGTCAAGAGGCAGAAAAGAACCCACAGTTCCTTAAACAAGGAGATGTTGCGATAGTCAAATTTAAACCAATCAAACCACTATGCGTAGAGAAGTATAATGAGTTCCCACCATTAGGCAGATTCGCGATGAGAGATATGGGTAAGACTGTTGGAGTTGGCATAATTGTTGATGTAAAGCCAGCCAAAGTAGAAATCAAATAATTTTAATTTTTTTATTGGTGGTTTTTATGCCTACAAAAGCTAGAATTCGATTGTGGAGCACTAACGTAGAGAATTTAAACTATGTTATAACGCAAATAAGGGGTATCGTTGAGAAAACGGGAATAGAAATGAGAGGTCCGATACCATTGCCAACTAGCAAACTGGAAGTTCCAATAATGAGACTTCCTCATGGAGAGGGAAGGAAAAAGTGGGAAAAATGGGAGATGAGAGTACATAAAAGATTAATAGATATTGCAGCAGACGAACGAGTAATGAGACAATTAATGAGAGTCAGAGTACCAGAAGACGTTTACATAGAGATACAGTTAATATAAACCTTTTTACACTTCTATATAATATAGTAGAGTGCCGGGGTGCCCGAGCGGACTAAGGGGCTGGCCTGGAGAGCCAGTGGGGGTTTCCCCGCACGGGTTCAAATCCCGTCCCCGGCGCTTATAAATTTCTGTTTTGATTATATTTCCAATTAGTATAACTGTAGCAAAGTGTTAATTCAGACTAAGGCTAAAATTCCTAATGTAGTATATTTTCTGCTAATAAAATTTTATCGTAAAAATTTCTTTATATGTTACTCTTGATTTTAGAGCCACAATCTCGTTCATCGAAGAGGCATACAATTAGATCTGATCTCCTCTCCACATTAAAGGATGAGGGTTCCTTTAACCGTTCCCAAGTTATCTCCCTTAATTCAAGACTACATGTCGTATTGAGAAGGCAATCGGGATAGTCAGAGATCCCTTCTTATGCCAACTAATGCTCTCTAAATTAATACACCGTTTATCTCATCCTGTCATAAATGGCTAAGCTTTCAGTTGTGAAAAGACTCCTAATATTATGATTTATTTCATGAACTTCGAAATAAAAGTTAAGTGATTCTTTAAGCCCCTAGCTTCCTCAATCATAAAGTTTAATCTCTTCTCAATAATATTCAGTCTCGCTTTGCTCAGATAATTATAAATCAAATTTATAACAAAGATGCAAGTTGCTCAAGAATTGAGTTTGAGTGAGTTATTCTGGTGGGAAGGACAACAATAACTTTAAAGCTAGTACAGATTATATCTTAAAATAGCGGGGTAGAATAGCGGGGTGGGCTAGCCTGGTAAGGCCGCGGGGCTCATATACTCTTTAAAGCACGCGTTGGGAAACCCCGAGGTCCCTGGTTCAAATCCAGGCCCCGCTACCATTTCATTTAATTTATTATCTTATATATTATCTGAGAGTTTTAACAAGCGAAGGCTTTTTAAGTAAGTTATTAGTAGATACTCATGCATACGTGAAATTGCCGCGGTAGTCTAGTGGTCTAGGATGGGGGCCTGTCGAGCCCCTGACCCGGGTTCAAATCCCGGCCGCGGCGTATTGGAAATTCTAATGAATATATATCTATTTGCACGAAATGGGGTAAGAAGCCTTAAGGAGTCAGAATGTTATACTTTATATACTTGTGTTATACTATCTTGATTTTGATGATGACGAAAAGCCGTTTTGAAACAGTGATATGGCGAGGCAGCCACTGATGATTTATGTAGGCATTGATCCAGGTAGTGAAAGTTACGCTTTTGCCTTTGTTGATGAGATAGGTAATTTGGTTAAATATTTTGAGATACCTACAGATCTTGTAGAGAAAAATGCTATAATTTTAGCCAAATTGATAGCGGGTTATAGACCTATAGCAGTGACTTTACCTTCTGGCCACGGTTTACCTTTTTATGACATTAGAAACATTAACTATAAGGAAATATTTCTTCTTACACTAAAAGATCCATTATCTCACGGCCCTTTAAGGGATTTTCTATTAGCTTCAAAGCAATATTTGTCTTTTTACAATTCGTTTACAATTCCCTCAGTAATTGAGTTAGACAGTGTATCTAGTGAAAAGAAGACAAACATTATAGACAAGGGTACTGCAGATAAAGTTGCTTCTGCATTTTTCTATAGGGTTTATCTTAAACTAGATAATTTTATTCTAGTTGAAATGGGAAGAAGATTTGCAGCGATTGTTATCATTATCAACGGTAAAATTGTTGATGGTTACGGTGGAACATATTTGGCGGGCTTAGATGGAGAGATAGCTTATCTTCTTCATAAATATTCTAGGATTGATAAGTCAACTATTTATAGTATTGGTAAAAATTTAGATCTTGTTAGGATTATATTGGAATGGTATAGTGAGAAGTATAAGTTACCAATTATAGTATCTGGATATAATAAGAATTCCTTAGGGATTGGTGAGAAATATGATTTTAAGTTTAAAGAGGCTGCAGTTGGTGCAGCATTTATTGCTAATGCATACTTTGGTGGAATTTTACGTCATTATATTAACATGTTGGATAGCAGTGGGACTCCAATCTCGTTTGTGAGGTTGAAAGAATGGGAAGAGATTGTTTCTTTGATAGAGACATTATAATCGATAAAGAGGGCAATGTATATACCATTTTAACTAACTATAATCCCCCCGGCTATGTTTTTGCTTATTTGAAATATGTTTATACTGGTAAAGGTCTTTGGAAAGGATATGAGAGGATATTTAAGAAATATGGTGTCCATAATCTTATTAAGATTAATCAAATGTTTAGTTTTGAGAGTTGTTATGATGCATCCTTTCCTATAGTTCTTCTATCTAATATTTCTAGACATTTAAAACCTGAAGAAAGATTACAAGAGATACTAAAGAAAAGTGCTAACGATAATATAATCTATACTCTTATTAATTTTATAGAAGAATACGTAAGAGTAAATAATGTAGGTGTTACCGGATCTATTTTACTAGATAATTATCACAACAATTCTGACATCGATATAATAATATATGGGCGCAAGAGCGCCTTAGATTTCATTGAATCTTTTGACGGATTTGAAAAAGATTATGAGTGGATTATTGGGGCTAATGAGAATTATGATATAGATTTCGCAAATTTATTATATGATAATAGGAGACGAGGGATATACAAGGGTATAAAGATTTCTGTACTCTTCGCTGATGATAAACCTTGGAGATACTGTAATGATGTTTGTAAAAAAGTAGGTAAGGTGAGATTTAGAGCTCATATTTCAGGTGATTATGAAGCTTTAATTTACCCTTCTATTGCATATGTTTTAGGTAATAACGAATATAACGTTTCTAAAATAATAAGTTATGAGGGTATTTTTTCATCAGTTTTATTTGGAGAGAGACAGGCTGAGATTGAGGGTTTATTAATGAGGTGTGAGAAGGAGAACGTTGTGATTGTTGGTGATAGGGATGTCAGAGGGTTTATTAGACCACTGTAATGATGTCTCTTACATTTTATCTCAAGCTTCACTTGTAGAATCCTATATTTTTAAACCAGGTAATGCAAGTAGATTTCAAGATATCACTAATGTGAAATATATTGATATAGTGAAAAGTGCGTTAATTTCTTCTACGTATTATAAAGAGTTGTGCGTAAGGGGATTTAAGGGGATTATGAGGCTTTACGATACGTTAGTTGAATTGGTAACTCATTCTAGGAAATTTGGATTTGAATATCAGTTACTTGGTACCTATCTTTTAATTGCGCCCTTTGCATATGAGGCTGCTAAGAGTGATAATGTTTTTGAATTGAGGAAAAAAGTTGCTAAACTTATAAGGAGTTTTGGAGTTCTAGAGGCTAAATGGTTTCTCGATGCATTAAAAGAGGTAAATTTGAAATATTTAGGTAGATTAAGTTCAATGGATTATAGGGAGATAGAGAATGTGGACTTTTTTACGCTTATGGAGTTTTCATCTAAATATGATATAGTAGCGTTAAATATGGTTAATGACTATTCCATAACCTTTAATGCATATAACGTTATAAAGAAAGGACTATGTGGATTTGAAAGAGATGTGCAAAGAGCGTTTTTGTATATACTTTCAAATTATCCAGATACTTTAATTTATAAAAAATATGGAGCTTATGCCGCATTAGAAGTATCTAAGATTGCCAGACTTGTTTCCTCTAATGATTGTCCATCTTCTAATGAGTTAGAGTGGCTTAATGAGTATTTGGTTGAAAACAATTTTAATCCAGGGTCAACAGCTGATCTTATAGCATCCTCATTAGCTATATATTATCTAGATGAATGGTATAGCAAGAAAGATAATCCTCATAGCTGGATTTCCGTGTAATTTAGATCTTATAAATTTGGTAAATGAGTTCGATGCTGATCTTTTTATTGGATTAGGGGATATTGAATGTCCTCAGTTTATAAGAAATTTTATAGGCATAATTGGGGATATGGAGGATGTTTCAGTGTTAAAATATTTAAGAAATACTGGTAAATATCTCGAGAAGTATTTCAATATCTCCTCAGATTTCTCAACAAATATTGTGATTTCACATTATCCCCCTAAAGGCTCAAT includes:
- a CDS encoding triphosphoribosyl-dephospho-CoA synthase; this encodes MSEGLLDHCNDVSYILSQASLVESYIFKPGNASRFQDITNVKYIDIVKSALISSTYYKELCVRGFKGIMRLYDTLVELVTHSRKFGFEYQLLGTYLLIAPFAYEAAKSDNVFELRKKVAKLIRSFGVLEAKWFLDALKEVNLKYLGRLSSMDYREIENVDFFTLMEFSSKYDIVALNMVNDYSITFNAYNVIKKGLCGFERDVQRAFLYILSNYPDTLIYKKYGAYAALEVSKIARLVSSNDCPSSNELEWLNEYLVENNFNPGSTADLIASSLAIYYLDEWYSKKDNPHSWISV
- a CDS encoding DUF1464 family protein; translated protein: MIYVGIDPGSESYAFAFVDEIGNLVKYFEIPTDLVEKNAIILAKLIAGYRPIAVTLPSGHGLPFYDIRNINYKEIFLLTLKDPLSHGPLRDFLLASKQYLSFYNSFTIPSVIELDSVSSEKKTNIIDKGTADKVASAFFYRVYLKLDNFILVEMGRRFAAIVIIINGKIVDGYGGTYLAGLDGEIAYLLHKYSRIDKSTIYSIGKNLDLVRIILEWYSEKYKLPIIVSGYNKNSLGIGEKYDFKFKEAAVGAAFIANAYFGGILRHYINMLDSSGTPISFVRLKEWEEIVSLIETL
- a CDS encoding bifunctional nuclease family protein, whose translation is MSLQPIKDEDYIKVNSVDAFFMPLHGIPTIVCYLEDGRQFYLFSVPAEIVIAINKTKGNKEEEFGDKRENIYDIISFIPEIMEEFSKHIEKVVIDDMIRDTGVYVATVEFKFDGVIIQKRMIPSHAIFLAIISNKPIFVKKGLVDEQEKESREGQQKF
- the tuf gene encoding translation elongation factor EF-1 subunit alpha; translation: MSQKPHLNLIVIGHIDHGKSTLVGRLLMDRGFIDEKTVKEAEEAAKKLGKETEKFAFLLDRLKEERERGVTINLTFMRFETKKYFFTIIDAPGHRDFVKNMITGASQADAAILVVSAKKGEYEAGMSVEGQTREHIILAKTMGLDQLIVAVNKMDLTEPPYDEKRYKEIVDQVSKFMRSYGFNTNKVRFVPVVAPTGDNITHRSENMKWYNGPTLEEYLDQLELPPKPVDKPLRIPIQDVYSISGVGTVPVGRVESGVLKVGDKIVFMPAGKVGEVRSIETHHTKMDKAEPGDNIGFNVRGVEKKDIKRGDVVGHPNNPPTVADEFTARIIVVWHPTALANGYTPVVHVHTASVACRVSELVSKLDPRTGQEAEKNPQFLKQGDVAIVKFKPIKPLCVEKYNEFPPLGRFAMRDMGKTVGVGIIVDVKPAKVEIK
- a CDS encoding nucleotidyltransferase domain-containing protein; this translates as MGRDCFFDRDIIIDKEGNVYTILTNYNPPGYVFAYLKYVYTGKGLWKGYERIFKKYGVHNLIKINQMFSFESCYDASFPIVLLSNISRHLKPEERLQEILKKSANDNIIYTLINFIEEYVRVNNVGVTGSILLDNYHNNSDIDIIIYGRKSALDFIESFDGFEKDYEWIIGANENYDIDFANLLYDNRRRGIYKGIKISVLFADDKPWRYCNDVCKKVGKVRFRAHISGDYEALIYPSIAYVLGNNEYNVSKIISYEGIFSSVLFGERQAEIEGLLMRCEKENVVIVGDRDVRGFIRPL
- the rpsJ gene encoding 30S ribosomal protein S10, with the protein product MPTKARIRLWSTNVENLNYVITQIRGIVEKTGIEMRGPIPLPTSKLEVPIMRLPHGEGRKKWEKWEMRVHKRLIDIAADERVMRQLMRVRVPEDVYIEIQLI
- the rpoA1 gene encoding DNA-directed RNA polymerase subunit A', which translates into the protein MSEKNIKGIKFGILSPDEIRKMSVTAIITPDVYDEDGTPIEGSVMDPRLGVIEPGQKCPTCGNTLGNCPGHFGHIELVRPVIHVGFVKHVYEFLKATCRRCGRVKISEDEIEKYSRIYNAIKKRWPSAARRLTEYVKKTAMKAQVCPHCGEKQFKIKLEKPYNFYEERKEGVAKLTPSDIRERLEKVPESDVEILGYDPTTSRPEWMILTVLPVPPITIRPSIMIESGIRAEDDLTHKLVDIVRINERLKESIDAGAPQLIIEDLWDLLQYHVATYFDNEIPGLPPSKHRSGRPLRTLAQRLKGKEGRFRGNLSGKRVDFSSRTVISPDPNISIDEVGVPEIIARTLTVPERITPWNIEKLRQFVINGPDKWPGANYVIRPDGRRIDLRYVKDRKELASTLAPGYVVERHLTDGDVVLFNRQPSLHRISMMAHRVRVLKGLTFRLNLLVCPPYNADFDGDEMNLHVPQSEEAIAEAKEIMLVHKNIITPRYGGPIIGAAQDYISGAYLLTVKTTLLTKEEAQQILGVADVKIDLGEPAILAPREYYTGKQVVSAFLPKDFNFHGQANVSSGPRLCKNEDCPHDSYVVIKNGILLEGVFDKKAIGNQQPESILHWLIKEYSDEYGKWLMDNLFRVFIRFVELQGFTMRLEDVSLGDDVKKEIYNEIDRAKVEVDNLIQKYKNGELEPIPGRTLEESLENYILDTLDKLRSTAGDIASKYLDPFNFAYVMARTGARGSVLNITQMAAMLGQQSVRGERIKRGYMTRTLPHFKPYDISPEARGFIYSSFRTGLKPTELFFHAAGGREGLVDTAVRTSQSGYMQRRLINALSDLRAEYDGTVRSLYGEVIQVAYGDDGVFPMYSAHGKTVDVNRIFERVVGWKT
- the rpoA2 gene encoding DNA-directed RNA polymerase subunit A'', producing MIDEKDKSYLEEKVKQASNILPQKIVEDLKNLISNKEVLVTRDEIDKIFDLAIKEYSEGLIAPGEAIGIVAAQSVGEPGTQMTLRTFHFAGIRELNVTLGLPRLIEIVDAKKVPSTPMMTIYLTDEYKHDKEKALEVARKLEYTKIENVVSSTSIDIASMSIILQLDNEMLKDKGVTVDDVKKAINRLKLGEFVIDESEGNTLNISFANIDSIAALFKLRDKILNTKIKGIKGIKRAIVQKKGDEYIILTDGSNLSGVLSVKGVDIAKVETNNIREIEEVFGIEAAREIIIREISKVLAEQGLDVDMRHILLVADVMTRTGVVRQIGRHGVTGEKNSVLARAAFEVTVKHLLDAAARGDVEEFKGVVENIIIGHPIKLGTGMVELTMRPILR
- a CDS encoding 50S ribosomal protein L30e, which encodes MSEQQVSFEGELKSLLKTGKVIFGAKRAIKYIKLNKVKMVIVASTLRGDLKQDILHYAKLSNVPVYEYKGSGWDLGTLCGKPFMISTISIIDEGDSKILDIIKER
- a CDS encoding 30S ribosomal protein S12, with protein sequence MSKSKSPKGIYAARKLRLKRLKFRRSQRKYKTKILKLKEKYDPLGGAPMARGIVLEKVGIESRQPNSAVRKCVRVQLVRNGRVVTAFVPGDGGVNFIDEHDEVIITGIGGTLGRSMGDLPGVRYKVIMVNGVSLDALYKGKKQKPVR
- a CDS encoding NusA-like transcription termination signal-binding factor — translated: MPEIKLTPEEIRYISLFQEVTRANVRDCIIDNENNRIIFLVDSKDMGVAIGKSGINVKKLRKIIGKDIELVAYSDNLEELVKNLMSPARVRSVKVVNTSSKKSVYITIDPQDKGLAIGKNGRNVARAKLILKRYMDIDNVVIV
- a CDS encoding metallophosphoesterase family protein; this translates as MNGIARKIILIAGFPCNLDLINLVNEFDADLFIGLGDIECPQFIRNFIGIIGDMEDVSVLKYLRNTGKYLEKYFNISSDFSTNIVISHYPPKGSITGIISGVKVGSQEVMAKVLSNQPKILFHAHSEVQEEYYINNTRVISIGNFSKGYYTEYDSEKGEVKLARVVLP
- a CDS encoding 30S ribosomal protein S7, whose amino-acid sequence is MSLENLQLDIKVFGKWDTKVEIRDPSLKKYISLMPVYLPHTGGRHEHRRFGKAKVPIVERLINQIMRPGRNKGKKHLAYNIVKLAFDIIYLKTGQNPIQVLVRAIENSAPREEVTRIMYGGIVYYVAVDVAPQRRIDLALRHIATGAKDASFNNPKPIEEVLAEEIIAAANNDPKSFAIKRKEEIERIALSSR